The genome window TGACCGCTATGTGGCACCGGATGGAGCGACACGGCCCACTTGGCCTGTTTACCAATGTGTCCTTATTTGGCTGGAACTTCCTGCTCTCGTTTGCTTATCCAGCCTTACTGCTGGCGATCAAGGCGCTGTACGACAACATGGCCGCCCAGATCAGCAACGCTCAGCTGAAACAGCAAAACGTACAGCTGGAACTGGGCTACCTGAAATCGCAGATCAACCCTCATTTTCTGTTCAACGTACTCAACAGCGTGTACGCCCTGACGGAAGAGGATTGCCCGCCAGCCGCACAGCTGGTCCATCAGTTGTCCGGCCTGATGCAGTATACCCTATACGAAACGGCCGAGCCGACCGTACCGCTGCAAAAGGAGCTTCAGTTTATCCGGGATTATATCGCCCTGGAAAAAACCCGGACGGGCAACCGGGTTGATCTTCAGCTATCGCTGCCCGACACCATTGACGAAACCCGTCACATTGTCCCGTTTGTGCTGATTCCTTTCGTGGAGAACGCCTTCAAGCACGGGGTTCAACGCAGTGCGCGCAAATCCTGGGTCCGGTTAGCGGTAGTAGTCGATGAGGCTGGCCTGCAATTGACTATCAGTAACAGTAAACCCGCCAGGCCGGAAGCCAGCGTCGGTGGATTGGGGCTGACCAACGTGAGAAAGCGGCTGGATTTATTGTACCCGGACCATACGCTTCGCATCACCAGCAAGCCGGATGAGTACCAGGTCGATCTGAGGCTTCCGGTTATGGTAGTCACTAAGGGCGCCAATGCAGTGGCATGAGTGGGTAGTGACACGGCTACTTTTGCCCATTCGACAGTAGACATAGACGTTAATGATAGGCAGAAATGCGATCCATGGCCCATCAGCTATTTGGCGTGCTATCGTCCTGCTGGTTGCTGGTCAATCCTGCCTGGGTAGCGTATACTTTCTCTTTGTATGAGCCAACTGCTAGCCCTTGGGGGTGCCTTGTTCAGGATCAACACCCTATTGACTTGTCCTGAAAAATGTTGACCATTAACAATCAACTTATGGACAGACTTGTTAGACTACGTATGAAAAAGCCAACCGGTGTCGTACGGCAGATCGTCGCCCAAATTCTACTGGGCGAACTCAACATTGACCAAGCCGCTGAGCGCTTGAAAATCAATTGTCAGCTGGTACAACACTGGGTCGAAAAGATTGAAGATGAGGTTGACGCCAGTAAGCGGCCGGCTCCAATCGACACAAGTCCACCGCCCCAACCGACATCAGTTCCTCAGCGCACCCGGAAGAAGAAAGAACCAGAAGTAGATGAGCTGCGAGCTAAAGTCCAGGCTCTTGAAGAACAACTGGAGGTAGCCAACTTCAAAGCGCTCTATTACTCAACCTTAGTCCGAGTGGCTAAATACGAACTGGGGGTGGACGTCGAAAAAAAGTCCGTTACCAAGCCATCCGGTTCATGTTGACGAATCATCCCACTATCTCAATTCGTCAGCTAGAGGGTGTGCTTGGCTTTACCCGGCAGGGCTACTACCAATATTGGCAACGGCAGACTGAGCAACAGGACGATCTTAACGTGCTACGGTTAGTGAGACCGATTCGGCGGGATCATCCCCGCATTGGTGGCCGTAAGCTCTACAGTTTGTTGCAGAAAGACTTTTTGGAAAGGGGAATAAAGCTAGGCCGGGATGGGTTCTTCGAGCTTTTAGCTCGGAATAAGATGCTGATTCGCCAGCGTCGACGACGCGTAAAGACCACTTTCTCGGGTCATCGCCTGCGCAAATACCCTAATCTAATTAAAGAACTAGTTCCAGACCGGCCTAACCAACTGTGGGTAGCTGACATCACGTATTGGTTTACGCAGTACGGCTGTCTGTACATTTCACTGGTAACAGACGCCTATTCCAAACGCATCATGGGCTACTGCGTTGGCCCCACGTTGGCAACGGCTTACTGCCGGGAAGCCCTGCAAATGGCCCTCAAGAAGGTCAATAAACGAACGGCCAAAGCGCTGATTCATCACTCGGATCGGGGCATTCAGTATTGCAGCACAACTTATACTGGGTTGCTGGATGATTATCAAGTTCAGATCAGCATGACTGAGACGGGTGACCCTTTGGAGAATCCCGTTGCCGAACGCGTCAATGGCATCATTAAAAACGAATATTTAGCTCATCTGTCTCGTCCTGAAATAGCTTTACATTAAGCTCATCAGGATGACCAATAACAGGAGGAGAAAAACGACCGCTGGCATCGGAAACCGACGGCCTTATCAGCGTCTAACCGAAGCCCAGAAGCGAAACATTGTTGGTGAAGTCAACCAAGGGCTGATTGGCATACGAGCCGCCTGTCGCAAGTATGGACTCAACCGTAATACATTGAGAAGTTGGCGGGTTGAGCTTTCTTTGCTAACGCCGGAGGAAACTCTCCCTACCGAGCTATCACCCGACATGACTGATCCGCAACCTAATTCAACATTGAGTCGGCAAGTCAAAGCGTTGACCAAAGCCCTCGCCCAGGCCCAACTCAAGATCAGTGGTTATCAGACCATGATCGAAGTAGCTGAGGACAAATTGAAAATTAAAATCCGAAAAAAGTCTGGTACCAAACGGTCAAACGAATGAAGCAAAGTCATCCTCACGTGAGCCTGGAGGAGCTTTGTGACCTGTTTGGTGTGACGCGTCAGGCCTATTATGAAGCGGCCGTTCAGGAGAAGAAAACGAGCGTCGCCCATATGCTCGTGCTTCGATTGGTCAGCGATCTACGCCGAGATATGCCCTTACTGGGCACCCGTAAGCTGTTTTACTTATTGCAACCCGAACTGGAACAACACCAGATTAAAATGGGACGAGATCAACTGTTTGATTTGCTGGGCTTTCATGGCCTATTGATTCGTCGGCGCAAACGGATGGTCAAGACAACGGACTCCTACCACTGGCTGAAGAAGTACCCGAATCGGATCAAGGACATAATCGTAGATGGGCCAGAACAATTATGGGTCAGCGACATAACATACATTAGGACTGTTAATGGCTTCAGCTACCTGAGCCTCGTCACCGATGCCTACTCCCGTAAGGTGGTTGGTTTCAGTCTCTATCCAACGCTGGAAGCGGTGGGTTGCGTACTAGCCTTGAAAATGGCGCTTAAAAATCGAAAGCGGGGTTCAGGGCCTACCTTAATTCATCATTCTGACCGGGGCATTCAATACTGTTCGGCAGATTACATTGCTCTGTTAGAAGCCGATCAGATTGCCATCAGTATGACCCAATCGGGCAGTCCTTATGATAATGCGCTGGCAGAGCGGGTGAACGGCATTATCAAGAATGAGTTCTTCTCCCAGAAAATACACCAAAACCACCAGCAAGCGGAGGAAGAAATTGCCCGGGCCGTTGCTCATTATAATCAGAAGAGGCCCCATGCCAGTGTGGATTACTTAACCCCCGAGTCAGCTCATCTCCAAATCGGGATACTCAAAAAACGGTGGAAGTCGTACCGTCGCCGACCATCCGCGAAGCAGAACGAGCCAACGGAATCGGTAATAGACTGAGAGTCTGATGAGTTAGCGAAAGGGGATAAAACAGGGAAATTACGTGAGTAGTCTTCGCGCCAGCAAGGGGGTATATTGTGGGGTAGTTAGTGTCAAACAGTTTCAGGATTAATTATCGAAAACTGTAAGGTTTTTCCAGGACGAGACATATACTAATACTAAACAAAAGGTATCACCACGTAGCTTCGCCAATATGGCAAAACGGACCAGGTTTGATATCGTCAGTAGCCATTACTTCACGCGTTATAGACCTGAATCAGCCGGGTTGCTCACCCTGGGGCCGCTTGCTCAGAGGCATCCAGCCGGGCCATCGCCAGATCAATCCGTCGTTCTGCCGTTCGCAATACCTCATCACTAAAGTGCTTCTCGGTTGCCAGTGCCACCAGCAGCGTCTGCTGGTAATGGCCCAGCGCGCGCTCGGCAGCCCACTGCTGATTCACCAATCCCTGATCCGTAACCAAGTCTGGAGCCGAGTACGTCTGGTAGAGCGTTGCGTCCAGTTCATGCACCAAAGCCCGGTAGCGCCGGACCAAGGTTTGTTTGAGCTCGCCCCGTAAGTCCAACGGAAAGTCGTTTTCCAGATATGCCAGTGATCGACTGGCCAGCAGTAGCTCCAGGGCCTGATCCGTTCGGGCCTGATCGGTTTGCGGGGGCAACCCTAACAGGCGAATGAGTAGCGGTAAACTCATCCCCTGAAGCACCAGCGTGACTAAAATGACCACAAACGATAAGAACAGAATCAGCGGGCGTTGAACAAACCCCTGACCCGAACTCAACGTCAGAGGCAGGGCCAGCGCGGTCGCCAGCGAGAGGACGCCCCGGGTGCCGGTCCAGGCTACAATCAGTACGTTCCGCCAGTCTACGGCAGTAGCCCGATCATCCGTATCCGAAGCGGTTGACCAGCCCAGCAGGCGTGGGTAGTAGGTGCTGAAAAACACCCATAAGATGCGAATCAGAATGGTAACAACGCTGACCGTAACGCTGTACAGGAGCAACTGATTGGTCGTATACCCGTGCAGATCGGCTACAATGGCCGGTAGCTGCAGGCCAATCAGGAGAAAGACCAGGCCTTCGAGCAAAAAAATAAGGGTGTCCCATACCGCCCGGGATTCCAGGCGTGCCTGCGGTAACAGGACTTCCGGTGCCTAACGGGTAATAAATAGCCCCGCGCTGACGACAGCCAGAATACCCGAGGTATGTGCGTGTTCAGCGGCCAAATAGGCAACATAAGGCGCCAGTAAGAGCAGGCTGGTTTGACTGGTAGCGCTGCCGATTCGACGGAGCAGTAGGGTTACTAACCAGCCCAGCAAACCACCAATCAACAGTCCGCCCCCGGCCACCAGCGCAAATTGTAGACTGGCCTCCCACAGCACGAAATGGCCCGTCAGTACTGCCCCCACAGCGTAGCGGTAGGCAATTAGCGCGGAGGCATCGTTGAGCAGGCTTTCGCCTTCCAGAATGGCAATCACGCGTTTGCTCAGGCCCAGGCCTTTGATAATGCTATTGGCCGCTACCGCGTCAGGGGGCGAGACAATGGCCCCCAACACAAAGGCCATCGGCCAGCTAAAGTGGGGAATAACGTAATGAGCCGCCAGGGCCACGGCGCTGGTGGTAAAAAAGACCAGCGTAACGGCCAGGGTAGTAATGGGGCGAATGGATCGGGTAAATTCCTGCCAGGCTGTTTTAGAGGCGGCCTGATAGAGCAGCGGTGGAAGGAAAATAACGAAGGTGACCTCCGGATCAAGAGCCAGATCAGGCAAAAATGGGACGAAACCAATCAACAGCCCGGTACCCACCAGTAAAACCGGGTAAGGCACCTTAATTTTATGGGTGATCGTCGACAGCCCGATCAGCACCGCCAGCATAAAGACAACTGTTTCAACGTGGACCATATGTCGCCAGTTTGGATGATGAATACGGCCGATCCGCTGCGTTAGAACCGATACACCAGGGCATTGATATTCATACCGGCCCCCACCGAGGCCAGCACAATCGTGTCGCCCGCTACAAGCCGTTGATTCGTTAATTGCCCCCGGTAAACCAGGTCCAGTAACGTGGGTAAGGTTGCCACTGAGCTGTTGCCCAGCCAACCAATCGTCATGGGCATCAGAGCCCGATCAGGACGCCCATAGTCGTACAATTGGAAGAGCCGCTCCAGCAGGGCTACGTTCATTTTGTGGTTGGCCTGATGGTAGTAGTACCTTGCTCACGTTTGCCAGCTCCAGGCCCGCTTTAGTCAGGGCGGTTTGGATGATTGCCGGCACATGGTGCAAGGCAAACTCGTAAAGTTTACGCCCGTTCATTTTCAGAAATCGGTCGGGGCTTACTACGGGCTGCGGGGCATAGCCGGGTCCCATGCCAAGCAACCCGGCGTACTCGTAGGCGTGGGTCTGGGTATGATGCGCTAGGATGCCCGCTGACCCGGCGGGAGCCGCTTCCAGCAGGACGGCTCCACTGCCATCACTGGACAATAAGGAATCCCGATCGGCAGGATCAATCACCCGCGACAGGGTTTCGGCACCGATCACCAGGCAACGCCGGGCCTCCCCGGAGCGAATGTAGTAGTTGGCCTGAATAAGGGCTTCCAGCCAGCCCGGGCAGCCAAAAACCAGATCATAGGCGACACAATTGGGGTTGTGAATGCCTAAGCCGGCTTTGATACGGCTGGCCACTGAAGGCACCATCGTCACGCGATTGCTCTCGACCGCTACATCACCGAAGTTGTGCGCCACAATCAGATAATCCAGCGTTTCGGGATCAATACCCGCGCTGGTCAGGGCCTGTTCGGCGGCTAGTAAACCCAGCTCAGAAGCCTGCTGA of Spirosoma rhododendri contains these proteins:
- a CDS encoding sensor histidine kinase is translated as MKFPRIQQPFLTTSARGILAHAVVVVTLYVLVNADGLAVNLRYRYDGIGQWFTYGQFGLQLGIYYSWGYWLFPRYLYRFQPLPLLGLVLLTYISAYLANYAGFAWLHQTVGFPDTVSSSLPRSSLWLNLTAMWHRMERHGPLGLFTNVSLFGWNFLLSFAYPALLLAIKALYDNMAAQISNAQLKQQNVQLELGYLKSQINPHFLFNVLNSVYALTEEDCPPAAQLVHQLSGLMQYTLYETAEPTVPLQKELQFIRDYIALEKTRTGNRVDLQLSLPDTIDETRHIVPFVLIPFVENAFKHGVQRSARKSWVRLAVVVDEAGLQLTISNSKPARPEASVGGLGLTNVRKRLDLLYPDHTLRITSKPDEYQVDLRLPVMVVTKGANAVA
- a CDS encoding IS3 family transposase is translated as MLTNHPTISIRQLEGVLGFTRQGYYQYWQRQTEQQDDLNVLRLVRPIRRDHPRIGGRKLYSLLQKDFLERGIKLGRDGFFELLARNKMLIRQRRRRVKTTFSGHRLRKYPNLIKELVPDRPNQLWVADITYWFTQYGCLYISLVTDAYSKRIMGYCVGPTLATAYCREALQMALKKVNKRTAKALIHHSDRGIQYCSTTYTGLLDDYQVQISMTETGDPLENPVAERVNGIIKNEYLAHLSRPEIALH
- a CDS encoding transposase produces the protein MTNNRRRKTTAGIGNRRPYQRLTEAQKRNIVGEVNQGLIGIRAACRKYGLNRNTLRSWRVELSLLTPEETLPTELSPDMTDPQPNSTLSRQVKALTKALAQAQLKISGYQTMIEVAEDKLKIKIRKKSGTKRSNE
- a CDS encoding IS3 family transposase, with translation MKQSHPHVSLEELCDLFGVTRQAYYEAAVQEKKTSVAHMLVLRLVSDLRRDMPLLGTRKLFYLLQPELEQHQIKMGRDQLFDLLGFHGLLIRRRKRMVKTTDSYHWLKKYPNRIKDIIVDGPEQLWVSDITYIRTVNGFSYLSLVTDAYSRKVVGFSLYPTLEAVGCVLALKMALKNRKRGSGPTLIHHSDRGIQYCSADYIALLEADQIAISMTQSGSPYDNALAERVNGIIKNEFFSQKIHQNHQQAEEEIARAVAHYNQKRPHASVDYLTPESAHLQIGILKKRWKSYRRRPSAKQNEPTESVID
- a CDS encoding 3-oxoacyl-[acyl-carrier-protein] synthase III C-terminal domain-containing protein, with the translated sequence MNVALLERLFQLYDYGRPDRALMPMTIGWLGNSSVATLPTLLDLVYRGQLTNQRLVAGDTIVLASVGAGMNINALVYRF
- a CDS encoding 3-oxoacyl-ACP synthase III family protein, with translation MIQSVIIATGSYIPDTVVKNQDFLGAQFFTPLGEAIATEPAVLLQQFEAITGIAERRYARPDQQASELGLLAAEQALTSAGIDPETLDYLIVAHNFGDVAVESNRVTMVPSVASRIKAGLGIHNPNCVAYDLVFGCPGWLEALIQANYYIRSGEARRCLVIGAETLSRVIDPADRDSLLSSDGSGAVLLEAAPAGSAGILAHHTQTHAYEYAGLLGMGPGYAPQPVVSPDRFLKMNGRKLYEFALHHVPAIIQTALTKAGLELANVSKVLLPSGQPQNERSPAGAALPIVRLWAS